The Solibacillus sp. FSL R7-0682 genome includes a window with the following:
- a CDS encoding efflux RND transporter permease subunit — MNGLVNFVLKNKLAVWLLTIIITFSGIYSASRMKMESIPDISIPFLIVMGVYPGATPEQVMNDVSVPYEKALESLEDVKAVYSTSSSNVSQVQVEYEYGVDMDEKKRDLEAALDNVVVPEGVQEPSVMAISMNMMPVIALSISSTEEDIVELTSTVEDLILPKLNKIDGVASATITGQHIEEVSFTYDTAKMESLGLTEDSVKQMIQASDLAVSLGLYEFEDGEQAVAIDGKFKTMDDLKEMLIPVTPSAENPTPFVKLSDIAKIEKVGKVQSVSRTNGEDSISIQVVKGQDANTVTVVNAVKDLIKEEEKAIDGLAIDISLDQGKPIEDSVFTMIEKAVFGGLIAILIILLFLRDFKSTIISIISIPVSIFMALLLLNWMDITLNIMTLGAITVAIGRVIDDSIVVVENIYRRMHLKEEKLQGRALIREATIEMFKPILSSTLVTIAVFAPLIFVGGMVGELFLPFALTMSFALIASLIVAITIVPALSHFLFRKKIYGEKSASQHKEVGKLAILYRNFLEKCLNHKWITSIIAVLMLVGSLALTPLIGFSFMGSQEEKVMYLTYTPETGELIDDTLANIEVVEKELMKRDDIDIIQLSVTTEASSDPSAMMMGGGAGGGLMYLIFDPEMDNFSEAKEEVLDYVFNIGQSGEWKSQDFSMGMSSNEVSYTLYGEDLDDLREAVAQVESALKDVKGLEDVESNASNPYVEHRLIVEQQNVLQYGLTTAQILMALQSDTTKEVLTKVESDGNDIEVVVQRDARTSAATIDELLETPIQTATGQAMKIADLVEVEEGTTLNSLSRQKGEYFATVTAAITDKDISKATTTADEKIADIDLPKGVSTGVGGVAADMAETFTQLGVAMLAAIAIVYFILVVTFGEGLAPFAILFSLPFAVIGSWVGLWATGQTISVSVMMGLLMLIGIVVTNAIVLVDRIIHMEHDGMNMREAILEAGATRLRPILMTAIATIGAMMPMAFGGAGGGLISQDLAITVIGGLLSSTLLTLIVVPIVYEVLSKMLKKNRKDVKDN, encoded by the coding sequence GTGAACGGTTTAGTGAATTTCGTGTTGAAAAATAAGTTAGCGGTATGGTTATTAACGATAATCATTACGTTTTCTGGTATTTATTCGGCATCACGTATGAAAATGGAATCTATTCCTGACATCTCTATTCCTTTCCTTATCGTGATGGGTGTGTATCCTGGAGCTACACCGGAACAAGTAATGAATGACGTTTCCGTACCATACGAAAAGGCATTGGAAAGCCTAGAAGATGTTAAGGCCGTATATTCAACTTCGTCATCAAATGTTTCACAAGTTCAAGTGGAATATGAATATGGCGTAGATATGGATGAGAAAAAGAGAGATCTAGAAGCAGCATTAGATAATGTGGTAGTTCCTGAAGGTGTTCAAGAACCGTCAGTAATGGCGATAAGCATGAACATGATGCCTGTTATCGCACTATCGATTAGTAGTACAGAGGAGGATATCGTTGAATTAACGTCAACTGTTGAAGATCTAATCCTTCCAAAATTAAATAAAATTGATGGTGTTGCATCTGCAACAATTACAGGGCAACATATCGAGGAAGTATCATTTACATATGATACAGCTAAAATGGAATCACTTGGATTGACTGAAGATTCAGTGAAGCAAATGATTCAAGCTAGTGACCTAGCCGTTTCACTAGGATTATATGAGTTCGAAGATGGAGAGCAAGCCGTAGCTATAGATGGCAAGTTCAAAACGATGGATGACTTGAAGGAAATGTTAATTCCTGTTACTCCATCCGCAGAAAATCCAACACCATTCGTGAAATTAAGTGATATTGCTAAAATTGAAAAAGTGGGTAAAGTTCAATCTGTTTCACGTACCAATGGTGAAGACTCGATTTCAATTCAAGTCGTAAAAGGGCAAGATGCAAACACAGTTACAGTCGTAAACGCTGTAAAGGATTTAATTAAAGAAGAAGAGAAGGCAATCGATGGTCTTGCAATCGATATTTCTCTTGACCAAGGTAAACCAATTGAAGATTCAGTGTTTACTATGATTGAAAAAGCGGTATTCGGTGGATTAATTGCGATTTTAATTATCCTTTTATTCCTACGTGACTTTAAATCAACAATTATTTCGATCATATCAATTCCGGTTTCAATCTTCATGGCATTGCTATTATTAAACTGGATGGATATTACGTTAAATATTATGACACTAGGTGCCATTACGGTTGCCATTGGTCGTGTTATTGACGACTCGATCGTAGTAGTCGAAAACATTTACCGTCGTATGCATTTAAAAGAAGAAAAATTACAAGGTCGTGCATTAATTCGTGAAGCAACGATTGAAATGTTCAAGCCAATTTTATCTTCTACATTAGTAACAATCGCGGTATTCGCACCGTTAATCTTTGTTGGTGGTATGGTTGGCGAGTTATTCTTACCATTCGCCTTAACAATGTCATTTGCATTAATTGCATCATTAATCGTTGCGATTACAATCGTACCTGCACTTTCTCACTTCTTATTCCGTAAGAAAATTTACGGTGAAAAGTCAGCAAGTCAGCATAAAGAAGTTGGTAAATTAGCGATTCTGTATCGCAACTTCTTAGAAAAATGTTTAAATCATAAGTGGATTACGTCAATTATAGCCGTTCTTATGCTTGTTGGTTCATTAGCGTTAACGCCATTAATTGGCTTCAGCTTCATGGGTTCTCAAGAAGAAAAAGTAATGTATTTAACATATACACCTGAAACAGGCGAGTTAATTGATGACACATTAGCAAACATCGAAGTTGTTGAAAAAGAATTAATGAAACGTGACGATATTGATATTATTCAATTATCAGTGACGACTGAAGCTTCGTCAGATCCGTCAGCAATGATGATGGGTGGCGGTGCTGGTGGCGGTTTAATGTACTTAATCTTTGATCCAGAAATGGATAACTTCTCAGAAGCAAAAGAAGAAGTACTAGATTATGTGTTTAATATCGGTCAATCAGGCGAGTGGAAATCACAAGACTTCTCAATGGGTATGTCTTCAAATGAAGTAAGCTACACATTATACGGTGAAGACTTAGATGATTTACGTGAAGCCGTAGCACAAGTAGAATCAGCATTAAAGGATGTGAAAGGTTTAGAAGATGTTGAATCAAACGCATCTAACCCATATGTAGAGCACCGCTTAATTGTTGAACAACAAAATGTATTACAATACGGTTTAACTACTGCACAAATTTTAATGGCTTTACAATCAGATACTACGAAAGAAGTATTAACAAAAGTTGAAAGCGATGGCAATGACATTGAAGTTGTAGTTCAACGCGATGCAAGAACAAGCGCAGCAACAATTGATGAGTTACTTGAAACGCCAATTCAAACTGCTACGGGTCAAGCAATGAAAATTGCTGATTTAGTAGAGGTTGAGGAAGGTACGACATTAAATTCATTATCTCGTCAAAAAGGTGAGTACTTTGCAACAGTAACTGCTGCAATTACTGACAAAGATATTTCTAAAGCTACTACAACAGCGGACGAAAAAATTGCTGATATCGATTTACCAAAAGGTGTATCAACTGGTGTTGGCGGTGTTGCCGCAGATATGGCTGAAACATTCACACAACTTGGTGTAGCTATGTTAGCTGCAATTGCCATTGTATACTTCATCTTAGTTGTAACATTCGGTGAAGGTTTAGCACCATTTGCCATCCTATTCTCATTACCATTCGCAGTAATCGGTTCATGGGTTGGATTATGGGCAACGGGTCAAACAATTTCTGTATCCGTTATGATGGGCTTACTCATGTTAATAGGTATTGTCGTTACGAATGCGATTGTACTCGTCGACCGGATTATCCATATGGAACACGATGGTATGAACATGCGTGAGGCGATATTAGAAGCTGGGGCTACACGATTACGCCCAATCTTAATGACAGCCATCGCAACAATTGGTGCAATGATGCCAATGGCTTTCGGTGGTGCTGGTGGCGGTCTGATCTCTCAAGACCTAGCAATCACAGTAATCGGTGGGTTATTATCTTCTACATTATTAACATTAATTGTCGTTCCGATTGTCTATGAAGTATTATCGAAAATGCTGAAGAAAAATCGTAAAGATGTAAAAGACAACTAA
- a CDS encoding alpha/beta fold hydrolase has product MLNYTRKGSGQVLVLIHGFLGGISIFDKIMEPLQKHFDVIAVDLPGHGSSDIEDGDYTMYRYAEEVVDVLLKEGVEKAYWVGHSMGGYITLAAIEKQYSQIEKAVLLYSSDAPDTAEAIIKRTRQQEEIQDTSVGSFVDGVIHNFLAPDAKTEDILFAKDVAYEAKKEGLIAALGAMKSRPNQRDLVDQTSTPILVIEGEQDKAVTPIETSNSNVIKVSTNTGHLGMIEDPKKVIKEILDFLNPNK; this is encoded by the coding sequence ATGTTAAATTACACGCGAAAAGGCTCAGGTCAAGTATTAGTATTAATCCATGGTTTTTTAGGTGGGATTTCTATTTTCGATAAAATCATGGAACCACTACAAAAGCATTTTGATGTCATTGCTGTAGATTTACCAGGTCACGGCAGTAGCGACATTGAAGATGGTGATTACACGATGTACCGCTATGCGGAAGAAGTTGTTGATGTATTATTAAAAGAAGGTGTAGAAAAGGCCTATTGGGTCGGTCATTCGATGGGAGGCTATATTACACTTGCTGCGATTGAAAAGCAATATAGCCAAATTGAGAAGGCTGTTTTACTTTATTCATCTGATGCACCTGATACAGCAGAAGCCATTATAAAAAGAACGAGACAGCAAGAAGAAATTCAGGATACAAGTGTCGGTTCTTTTGTCGATGGTGTCATTCATAACTTTCTAGCACCTGACGCAAAAACGGAAGATATTCTGTTTGCAAAGGATGTTGCCTATGAAGCAAAGAAGGAAGGATTAATAGCTGCACTTGGAGCAATGAAGTCACGCCCTAATCAACGTGACCTAGTAGATCAAACTTCTACGCCCATTTTAGTAATTGAAGGTGAACAAGATAAAGCAGTCACACCAATTGAAACATCCAATAGTAATGTTATAAAAGTCTCAACAAATACTGGACATTTAGGTATGATTGAGGATCCAAAAAAGGTTATTAAAGAAATACTGGACTTCCTAAATCCGAATAAGTAA
- a CDS encoding DMT family transporter, giving the protein MQKYKGEILMLITAVMWGSGFVGMAIGLEHWTVFQLMAGRFLLASAILTIIFYKKLKLITKSVLWKGAVLGAILFTAFALQTMGLEYTTPSKNAFLTAINVIIVPIIAYVIYKRRIDRFEFVAAGVAIVGIGFLSLQDSLTINIGDMLSIICAVAFAFDIFYTNVFVKTEDALALTIVQFYTSAILSVIAVLILGEIPTTASTQGIGIIIYLAVFCTAVAYVCQNIGMQYANPTKSAIILSTESLFGTLFSVILLNELLTGRMIVGCILIFFAILFAEVKPTFKRKKSYI; this is encoded by the coding sequence ATGCAAAAGTATAAAGGTGAGATTTTAATGCTCATTACCGCAGTGATGTGGGGAAGTGGCTTCGTAGGAATGGCTATAGGTCTTGAGCATTGGACGGTTTTTCAATTGATGGCTGGTAGATTTTTATTAGCTTCAGCAATATTAACGATTATTTTTTATAAGAAACTAAAGCTAATTACAAAGTCTGTACTTTGGAAAGGCGCAGTACTTGGTGCAATTTTATTTACAGCGTTTGCATTACAAACAATGGGACTAGAATATACAACCCCTTCAAAAAATGCCTTCTTAACAGCAATCAATGTGATTATCGTTCCAATTATTGCTTATGTTATATATAAGCGTCGAATCGATCGATTTGAGTTTGTAGCAGCAGGTGTTGCGATTGTCGGAATTGGGTTTTTATCATTACAAGATTCTTTAACGATTAATATTGGGGATATGTTATCCATAATTTGTGCTGTCGCCTTTGCGTTTGATATTTTTTATACGAATGTTTTCGTTAAAACCGAGGATGCGTTAGCTTTAACGATTGTCCAATTTTATACATCTGCGATTTTAAGTGTCATTGCCGTATTAATTTTAGGGGAGATACCTACAACCGCATCAACACAAGGTATTGGCATTATCATTTATTTAGCAGTATTTTGTACAGCTGTTGCATATGTATGTCAAAATATTGGGATGCAGTATGCAAACCCAACAAAGTCTGCGATTATTTTATCAACAGAATCATTATTCGGTACTTTATTTTCCGTTATACTTCTAAACGAGTTATTAACTGGACGTATGATTGTTGGCTGTATATTAATCTTCTTCGCCATTCTTTTTGCAGAAGTAAAGCCAACGTTTAAACGGAAAAAATCATATATATAG
- a CDS encoding NAD(P)/FAD-dependent oxidoreductase, producing the protein MKVFDCTVIGGGPSGLSASLTLGRARRKIALFDDGTNRNRVTQESHGFLTRDGINPQQFKELGLKELKNYPSVSYFNTTITEIIKVKDQDRFIVKTPNGQEYITEKILLATGIQEIFSIPTIRNYYGKSLFSCPYCDGWEQRDKPLVVIAEKEEHVLHLTKLVYNWSQDIVVLTNGIQLSKEGIAELQKRNIQIKSEAIKALIGYDGLLQKIEFVTGEILHRSCGFVAPSFYRPNHFAEKLGCEVKENGKVITDGVGRTTQKNIYIAGETEKSRPTSLLISAAKGNKAAVAVNTDLTMERF; encoded by the coding sequence ATGAAAGTTTTTGATTGCACCGTAATAGGTGGAGGTCCATCTGGGCTAAGTGCTAGTTTAACTTTAGGGAGAGCTAGGAGAAAAATTGCATTATTTGACGATGGAACAAATCGAAATAGAGTGACACAGGAATCACATGGATTTCTCACTCGCGATGGGATAAATCCCCAACAATTTAAAGAATTAGGGTTAAAAGAATTAAAGAATTATCCTTCGGTATCCTATTTTAATACAACAATTACTGAAATAATCAAGGTTAAAGATCAGGATAGGTTTATTGTCAAAACGCCAAATGGTCAGGAATATATTACAGAAAAGATACTATTAGCCACAGGTATTCAAGAGATTTTTTCGATACCAACTATAAGAAATTATTACGGTAAAAGCCTATTTAGTTGCCCATATTGTGATGGCTGGGAACAAAGAGATAAACCGTTAGTTGTCATAGCAGAAAAAGAAGAGCATGTACTGCATTTGACAAAATTAGTTTATAACTGGTCGCAGGATATTGTCGTTTTAACAAATGGCATTCAATTATCGAAAGAAGGCATTGCAGAGTTACAAAAACGGAATATCCAAATAAAATCAGAGGCAATAAAGGCGTTGATCGGGTATGATGGGCTCCTTCAAAAAATTGAATTTGTGACAGGAGAAATACTTCATAGATCATGTGGGTTTGTTGCACCATCTTTTTATCGCCCCAATCACTTTGCAGAAAAACTAGGATGTGAAGTTAAAGAAAACGGAAAGGTGATTACAGATGGTGTCGGTAGAACGACACAGAAAAATATTTACATTGCGGGGGAAACAGAAAAGTCTAGACCAACTTCATTACTAATTTCTGCTGCGAAAGGAAATAAAGCTGCCGTTGCGGTTAATACGGATCTTACTATGGAACGCTTTTGA
- a CDS encoding helix-turn-helix domain-containing protein, with translation MDSEKIGQLISQLRKEKGLTQKQLADQMCLSDRTISKWERGIGCPDITLLAQLSNHLGVNIENILDGEIVENAFVGGNMKKSTYYVCPSCLNIGLSTGSFIMSCCGRKLEPLEAKKAMEEEQLNVEEIDKQWYISSQHPMTKDHYISFVAFATGDQIQLVKQFPEWALQVHIPKKKHGQLLWFDTQKGLYTQYI, from the coding sequence ATGGATAGTGAAAAAATAGGCCAGCTGATTTCTCAATTAAGAAAAGAAAAAGGATTAACTCAAAAGCAATTAGCCGATCAAATGTGTTTATCAGATCGGACTATTTCAAAATGGGAGCGTGGAATTGGGTGCCCTGATATTACATTATTAGCTCAGCTTTCAAACCACCTTGGAGTCAATATTGAAAACATTTTGGATGGCGAAATTGTAGAGAATGCATTTGTAGGAGGCAATATGAAAAAATCAACGTATTATGTATGTCCGAGCTGCTTAAATATCGGGCTATCAACAGGGAGTTTTATTATGTCATGTTGTGGTCGTAAGCTAGAACCACTTGAAGCAAAAAAGGCGATGGAAGAAGAACAGCTAAACGTCGAGGAAATTGATAAACAATGGTACATTTCAAGTCAACATCCAATGACAAAGGACCATTACATTTCGTTTGTTGCCTTTGCAACTGGCGATCAAATCCAGCTCGTAAAGCAATTTCCAGAATGGGCATTGCAAGTACACATTCCAAAGAAAAAGCATGGTCAATTACTATGGTTTGATACACAAAAAGGCTTGTATACTCAATATATTTAA
- a CDS encoding TetR/AcrR family transcriptional regulator codes for MTKKQLIIDSAVQLFSERGIEATSVQQITDHCGISKGAFYLSFKSKEELVTSVIEHFMNNIIMKVDQAVNATPNKEDKLLTYYVQTFTILSEYTSFAEILMKEKMAAISDDLIEKLHFFVALSNENLIKILFDVYGDQIKGKQFDLVMIINGMIQGYLSWIFEVRHPFDIVKLSQSLVEKTDLIATKSQLIFLEESAFIFTKYEQKPLQEYVDELQSMLDETNGTIEKESLLLLIEELKLVEPRTAIILGLLSNLNNNEKFDWIKFLIRKQLSTKKVTK; via the coding sequence ATGACAAAAAAACAATTGATCATTGATTCTGCTGTCCAATTGTTTTCGGAAAGAGGAATCGAGGCGACTTCTGTACAGCAAATTACAGACCATTGTGGTATTTCAAAAGGTGCATTTTATTTATCTTTTAAATCAAAAGAAGAATTAGTTACATCAGTTATTGAACATTTTATGAACAATATAATTATGAAAGTTGACCAAGCAGTCAATGCAACTCCTAACAAGGAGGACAAGTTGCTGACTTACTACGTTCAAACCTTTACAATTTTGTCGGAATATACAAGTTTTGCGGAAATTTTAATGAAGGAAAAGATGGCAGCTATAAGTGATGATTTAATTGAAAAGCTTCATTTTTTTGTTGCTCTGTCGAATGAAAATCTTATTAAAATCCTTTTTGATGTGTATGGTGATCAAATAAAAGGAAAGCAATTTGATTTAGTAATGATTATTAATGGAATGATACAAGGTTATTTATCGTGGATTTTTGAGGTTAGACACCCTTTTGATATTGTGAAATTATCACAATCTTTAGTTGAAAAGACGGATCTTATCGCAACAAAGAGTCAGCTCATTTTTCTCGAAGAATCAGCATTTATATTCACTAAGTACGAACAAAAACCTTTACAAGAGTATGTAGATGAATTACAGAGCATGCTTGATGAAACAAATGGCACCATTGAAAAAGAGTCGCTTTTATTATTAATTGAGGAATTAAAGTTAGTAGAACCACGAACAGCCATTATTCTAGGTCTTTTATCAAATTTAAATAATAACGAAAAATTCGATTGGATCAAGTTCTTAATTCGAAAGCAATTGAGTACTAAAAAAGTAACTAAATGA
- a CDS encoding transcriptional regulator, producing the protein MTNHYEASIHYNGIILLTAYLQRQYVYETVQVRLNGASDENFKKAKDMLDRTYSMLKLFEETKSLMDGQKDKLKAFSNEVTMMMQNYIKEEPSFNERLAVVGSTLYAEQMMNNGIIQLGHLFKQNVGKDFAARTKFYADRTKAIDIIVHLLAEGKEVEPKMLDQIDKWYDGIAKQKINILQDMKKINEMLDYQQK; encoded by the coding sequence ATGACAAATCACTACGAAGCAAGTATTCATTATAATGGAATTATTTTATTAACTGCTTATTTACAGCGTCAATATGTTTATGAGACGGTACAAGTACGTTTAAACGGTGCAAGTGATGAGAACTTTAAAAAGGCGAAGGACATGCTAGACCGTACATATTCCATGCTTAAACTGTTTGAGGAAACAAAAAGCTTAATGGATGGACAAAAGGACAAATTAAAAGCATTTTCTAATGAAGTAACAATGATGATGCAAAATTATATTAAAGAAGAGCCTTCTTTTAATGAGCGATTAGCTGTTGTTGGCTCAACTTTGTATGCTGAACAAATGATGAACAACGGCATTATTCAGCTAGGTCATCTATTTAAGCAAAATGTTGGGAAAGATTTTGCTGCACGTACGAAATTTTACGCAGATCGTACAAAGGCAATTGATATTATTGTACATTTATTGGCAGAAGGAAAAGAAGTTGAGCCTAAAATGCTTGATCAAATCGATAAGTGGTATGATGGCATTGCAAAGCAAAAGATAAACATATTGCAAGATATGAAGAAAATTAATGAAATGTTAGATTATCAGCAAAAATAA
- a CDS encoding acyl-CoA thioesterase, producing MFISETTVEIRYAETDQMGVVYHANYLVWCDIGRTKIVQDLGFNYAKLEEDGYLSPVMDFSIQYKAAMRYGQTATVRTWIEEHTKLRTTYGYEILHEDGTVAVTATSQHILVKKENFRPVALKKINPEWDAKYIEVAKIQ from the coding sequence ATGTTTATTTCAGAAACAACAGTTGAAATTCGTTATGCAGAAACAGACCAAATGGGTGTTGTGTATCATGCTAACTATTTAGTATGGTGTGATATTGGACGCACAAAAATCGTTCAGGATTTAGGATTTAACTATGCTAAGCTTGAGGAAGATGGATATTTATCGCCAGTAATGGATTTCTCAATACAATACAAAGCCGCTATGCGTTACGGGCAAACAGCAACCGTACGTACGTGGATTGAGGAGCATACGAAGCTCCGCACTACATATGGCTATGAAATTTTACATGAGGACGGTACAGTTGCAGTAACAGCAACATCACAGCATATTTTAGTGAAAAAGGAAAATTTCCGTCCAGTAGCATTGAAAAAAATCAATCCTGAGTGGGATGCAAAATATATAGAGGTTGCAAAAATTCAATAG
- a CDS encoding nucleotide excision repair endonuclease — MPKPDVVIRQREQVIKPGEVEITPYFGFIDFHKITRENGGIFFFYNEKNELLFVGKARKIRQRIKKHFEDNVSPMKNHRDEIHKIEVYEIEDPMEREIYETYAINMFKSKYNIDKVFFER; from the coding sequence ATGCCAAAACCAGACGTAGTAATTCGTCAACGTGAACAAGTAATTAAACCAGGAGAAGTAGAAATTACTCCTTACTTTGGTTTTATTGACTTCCACAAAATCACACGTGAAAATGGAGGAATTTTCTTCTTCTACAACGAGAAAAATGAACTATTATTCGTTGGTAAAGCTAGAAAAATTCGTCAACGAATTAAAAAACACTTCGAAGATAATGTTTCTCCAATGAAAAACCACCGTGATGAAATTCACAAAATTGAAGTGTATGAAATCGAAGACCCGATGGAACGTGAAATTTACGAAACTTATGCAATTAATATGTTTAAATCAAAATACAATATCGATAAAGTATTTTTTGAACGTTAA
- a CDS encoding D-glycero-alpha-D-manno-heptose-1,7-bisphosphate 7-phosphatase, protein MRAVFIDRDGTIGGTGGGIHPFDFSLYNFAPAAIKSLNEIGVKVFLFTNQTRVGRGYFTEADLLKGFKMMQKELAKHSAFLDEIYYCPHSPDDRCECQKPNIGLLLKAREMHNLKLEECYVVGDTGSSDMLAAYKAGAKKVLVKTGWGKGSLTRFRHEWQDVQPDYIAENLVTAVDWIINDLHKYKIRV, encoded by the coding sequence ATGAGAGCTGTGTTTATAGATAGGGATGGAACCATTGGGGGTACTGGTGGAGGAATTCATCCATTTGATTTTTCGTTGTATAACTTTGCACCCGCAGCTATTAAATCACTTAACGAAATTGGAGTAAAAGTATTTCTTTTTACAAACCAAACTAGAGTAGGTAGAGGCTATTTTACTGAAGCTGATTTATTAAAGGGCTTTAAAATGATGCAGAAAGAATTAGCAAAGCATTCCGCTTTTCTAGACGAGATTTACTACTGTCCACATAGTCCTGATGATAGATGTGAATGCCAAAAGCCGAATATCGGATTATTGTTAAAAGCTAGAGAAATGCATAATTTAAAACTTGAAGAATGTTATGTTGTTGGTGATACGGGTAGCTCGGATATGCTAGCTGCATACAAAGCAGGAGCAAAAAAGGTATTAGTAAAAACAGGTTGGGGAAAAGGTTCACTAACTAGATTTCGCCATGAATGGCAAGACGTTCAACCAGACTATATTGCAGAGAATCTTGTAACTGCAGTTGATTGGATAATAAATGATTTACATAAATATAAAATTCGAGTATAG